DNA from Leptospira bandrabouensis:
GGTACCAAACTCATCCAATCTCAGTTTTGTGTGAACGAATTACTGAATGAAATAATCGAATCGGTCGAACCACTGGCCACACTCAAAGGAATTCGCATCCAAAAAGAGACTCCCATCCAAGCGGAAATCATTGCCGATCGTACTTTGATCGGAGAGGTGTTTAAAAATATTCTTACCAATTCTATCAAATATTCCTACCTGAATTCAGAAGTTTGGATAGGTCTTTCTTATAAGGGAAAATGGTTATCTGTGGAAATCCGAGATCGGGGATTGGGTATGAGCGAAGAACAAATCCATCGACTTACAGGAGAAGAAACAATCAAAAGTTTGCCAGGAACTGCGGGTGAACGCGGAACAGGTCTTGGTTTGCAATTATGTAACAATATTTTAGAAGCTCATTTTGGCAAACTTCGAATCAAATCTGTATTAGGTGTTGGTTCCTCTTTTGAAATTTCGTTATCAAAAAGTACAAAGTCGGTTCTTCTCGTAGATGATTCTGGAAATTTTAGATCGGATCTAGCGGAGGTTATGCGAAGAAATCAATGGATAGTCATTGAAGCGGGGAATGGAGAAGAAGCATTATCGCATTTATCAAGGATTACACCATCGCTAATTATTACCGATTTACATATGCCAGGAATGAATGGAATTTCTTTGATCCATGAGTGGGAAGGGCGTCGTCACACGAACCAAAAAATTCCGATCATTTTGATTAGTTCGGATGCTCCTCTTTCCGGTGGTGATAAATTTTTGGAAGAGGAAGGATTAGAAACGATAGTATCTGCATATTTATCGAAAATGTATAAGGCAGAGGATCTCTGCCAACAAATAGAATCGATTTTAGAGTAACACTCGTTCCATGTGATTTTTGATATGAAGGCTATGTGCCACTTCGTATTCTTCTTTTGTGAGTTCCCCATAAGCAAAATGAGGCCTAAGGGAAGATTCTTTGGCTTTGGAAAAATCATCAATGGCTTGGATCAGTCTTTTGATTCCTGCCTTTAGTTCGGTATCATTGGAAATATCTTCCGCGCCAGGAATGGGTTCTTCTAATCCGTGATTCATTTTATTTTTAAAAGCAAAAACTGAAAAGGCAATTTTGCCAACAGAACCTCGGAATAGTGCCGATT
Protein-coding regions in this window:
- a CDS encoding DUF1569 domain-containing protein, whose protein sequence is MKRKEFIKRSALLYTVLQLPLRSESKPEDEKVSSENSKESPWLEAEDLSDFRTLLVSLQSYPKGIQLAGNWSPGKVFTHCAQSIEYSLKGYPEMKSALFRGSVGKIAFSVFAFKNKMNHGLEEPIPGAEDISNDTELKAGIKRLIQAIDDFSKAKESSLRPHFAYGELTKEEYEVAHSLHIKNHMERVLL